One Fontisphaera persica DNA window includes the following coding sequences:
- a CDS encoding glycosyltransferase, protein MEIIHPGVDTTIFKPLDKELCRQMLQLPKEKVILCFGAASTSYKNKGLDFLTECINHSSLREKVFCLVFGSGGERLHELKCGWRFVGYNDSEHLMAAVYSASDIFVMPSRMETFGLTALEAMACGVPVIASKVGGLVDIILEEKRAFGSGR, encoded by the coding sequence ATGGAAATTATTCATCCCGGCGTTGACACAACTATTTTCAAACCATTAGACAAAGAATTGTGCAGACAGATGCTCCAACTGCCGAAGGAAAAAGTCATTTTATGTTTTGGAGCTGCGAGCACGTCATACAAAAACAAAGGTCTGGATTTCTTAACGGAATGCATAAATCATTCATCCTTGCGTGAAAAAGTATTTTGTCTGGTTTTCGGATCAGGAGGAGAACGTTTGCACGAGCTAAAATGCGGCTGGCGGTTTGTCGGCTACAATGATTCTGAACATTTAATGGCGGCCGTGTATTCCGCTTCCGACATTTTCGTGATGCCATCACGGATGGAAACCTTTGGCTTGACTGCCCTAGAAGCCATGGCGTGCGGGGTACCCGTTATCGCATCAAAAGTTGGGGGTTTGGTGGATATTATACTCGAAGAAAAACGGGCTTTTGGTTCCGGCCGATGA